The Geoalkalibacter subterraneus genome contains the following window.
CAGGTTGACCAGTCGCAGCCCGAATTTGGTCGCCAGCGCAGAAAGAAGCTGATCTTCGGTGATCAATCCCATCTCGATGAGCAGCGTGCCGATCTTTTTCTTCTTGCCCTTTTCCTGGGTTTTCAGGGCATGTTCCACCTGTTCACGTGTGACCAGCCCGGCGGCAACCAGAATATCGCCCACACGCACATTTTTGGGGATCTTGCCCTGGCTGTGGGCGCGGGTGATTTCCTGGTCGATTTGCTGGTGATCGAGCTGATTTTCTTCTGCCAGGATGTCTCCGACACGGCGTTTGCGCAGCTTTTTCTGCTCAGCCAGGGCCCGCTCCATGTCGGGTGGCCTGACTGCGCCGGAGTCCTCAAGAATCCGTCCCAGCGGTTTTTCTCCCCGGCTTTTTTTGATGCCGTGGAATGTGAAAAAGATGCTCTTGTAGGGGCTTTCGACACTGGCAGGCAGGCCGTAAAAACCCAGGGGGTATTTGGACCGGCCCATGATCTGCACATGAAACTTTTCGCCGCTGATCAGCTCGATCTCTTCCCAGCGGCTGTCGCCATCGACGCCGGCGGGTGATTTGCCGTGAAACTTGATGCAGCTCAGGTCATAGAGCGGATACGCCATGCGCAGATCCTGCGCTTCAAGAATGACCTCGATTTCATTCTCACGGGGCTGAAAGGGGCGGGCCAGCCTGGCCTCGGTTTCGCCGCCATCCATGAAAGTCAGAATAAGAGTTTGTTCCAAGGGGTCACCTCGTGCCGGGACTTTGACAGAAATGGCGAAAACATGACTATCAGTTCTGTTTTACGGGGAAAGTAAATTGCTATCAGGGATTTTGCAAGAGATGAACCAATTTGAGGCCCAAAGCCCAAAGCCCAAAGCCCAAAGCCCAAAGCCCAAAGCCCAAAGCCCAAAGCCCAAAGCCATCTATAATGAATCCACGGACTCAGGTTATTGTCCGGCGCGGGGAAGTGACCAGTTGAAGTGAATGGCGGCCAGGCGGATCGCAATGACTGTGAGGGCTGCTGCGAGGGCCGCCACGGGACTCGGCGTATTGAGGTGGTGCAGTGCGGTCAGCAGGGCGGCTCCGGCGATGCAGGCGGATGCGTAGACTTCTTTGCGCAGAATCAGGGGAACCTGGTTGGAGAGGACATCGCGCAGCACGCCGCCGGCGGTGGCTGTCATAACGCCCATCATGATCGCGCCGACAAAGCCGATCTGAAAATCAAGAGCCTTGCCGGTGCCGATCACGACAAAGGTGCCCAACCCCACCGCATCGAAATAAAGCAGGGGGTGGTTGAGAAAATCCAGGCGTCGGTGAAAAAAGAAGATCAGCAGAGAGACAACAAGGGACAGGTAGAGGTAGGTTTCGTCCTGCAGGCTGAACGGCGGCAGATCCCCCAGCAGAATGTCGCGCAGGGTGCCGCCTCCGGTTGCGGTGA
Protein-coding sequences here:
- a CDS encoding trimeric intracellular cation channel family protein, which gives rise to MTLLYLLDLIGTAAFAASGAWAGIRRDMDLLGVLVLGLVTATGGGTLRDILLGDLPPFSLQDETYLYLSLVVSLLIFFFHRRLDFLNHPLLYFDAVGLGTFVVIGTGKALDFQIGFVGAIMMGVMTATAGGVLRDVLSNQVPLILRKEVYASACIAGAALLTALHHLNTPSPVAALAAALTVIAIRLAAIHFNWSLPRAGQ